A single genomic interval of Sphingobacteriales bacterium harbors:
- the porU gene encoding type IX secretion system sortase PorU codes for MMSNMYIGSKLVHFFNSRKYIRLMLLPLLLALIANTCYIAPVLAQQNTSQQTHTETLDWKTIQPVAAGSLNNNDDTNINGEADLGSNAQPAALFAGAAFNYPQHNWPIYAKRLPVAYTGQHKISLTDAQYEALPLAYTPTNTNIITETIEPEIKTANDKGLPVVMVSFIPIRKNPASPSGYEKLTHFTLKISTTANQPNPNNPAKDPARIYTETSVLANGQYYRFIVNKDGVCRIDRNFLKQLGISTTVNFANFHIYGNGGGALPELAGAARTDDLRDNPLQINDQNKNGIFDDADYALFYAQGPDQWTYNPSLQRFEHQKHPYATDNSYFVGINSLPVKIMPVQAAPTQAPTQTATTFNDYYFHEAEKKNLIHSGREFYGEEFSAVTTQTFNFTAPNITPASTVTIKGLFAARSVGASSSFTLKAANKTANTPNIGTVTPGYEKSYARNGQSFLIFEALGDQIPVEVTYNKIDPTAVGWLDYLAVNVTRNLVFNTGQLLFRNVKTYQSGNDASWTSFVLSGNTTNVIYWDVTDPTNAVQLTPTANNSTVTVQTNVLRQFIAFDGTDFVTPAAIDINAGGGQIPNQNLHAVAFPDLIIITHPDFLTEAERLAKFHTEHNGYEVLLTTIQTVYNEFSSGTPDLTAIRDFVKMFYDRAENNPDKMPQFLTLFGDASYDYKNIEFEEGINQNFVPTFETAESIETIDTYCTDDYFAVLDDNEGNNLEDVALQLDIAVGRLPVHTKDQARQVVDKIINYATNTKTLGDWRTNFSLVADDEDGNLHLEDAELHANYLETNFPEYNVEKIYFDSYRQQTTPGGNRYPDVNSAINSRVFAGNLVMNYVGHGGESGWAHERVLGTGDIASWTNYDKLPLFITATCSFSRYDNPGLTSAGEVLITTPNGGSIGNVTTVRLVYASSNQRMNEDFLHHLFKPINGKMPAIGEVLRRGKNDAAITGTNNRKFVLLGDPAITLAYPQYQAVATTINSKPVGNGSLDTLKALSKVTITGEVRDAQNQRLNSFNGRVYPTIFDKRVNVPTLANDSKSPVTTFSYFRNIIFRGNVSVTNGEFAFSFYVPKDIAYQIGNGRLSLYAENGQTDAAGQTNKFFIGAIDNNAANDLTPPEVAVFINDESFIAGGTTNEDPVLIVKITDEFGINTVGNGIGHDITGVLNNDEKNVLVLNNFYKSSLDKYNEGSIAYPLYNLSPGLHQISVKCWDINNNSAKGYTEFVVVKDAKLALEHVLNYPNPFMDQTSFWFEHNRPGDNLTVTVRIMSLSGRVVKTLRTQITAAPKRISDALIWDGLDEFGSPIGRGVYVYQISVTDSRQETARKLEKLVVLR; via the coding sequence ATGATGTCAAATATGTATATTGGTTCTAAGCTTGTTCATTTTTTTAATTCAAGAAAATATATTCGTTTAATGTTATTGCCATTATTGCTGGCTTTAATAGCAAACACTTGTTATATAGCCCCAGTATTAGCACAGCAAAATACAAGCCAACAAACGCATACCGAAACGCTTGATTGGAAAACCATACAACCCGTAGCTGCCGGGAGTCTTAACAATAATGATGATACCAATATAAACGGAGAAGCCGACTTGGGCAGCAATGCCCAACCTGCCGCCTTATTTGCAGGAGCTGCCTTTAATTACCCACAGCACAACTGGCCAATTTACGCCAAACGATTGCCTGTTGCCTATACCGGGCAACATAAAATAAGCCTGACAGATGCCCAATACGAAGCCCTGCCCTTGGCCTACACCCCCACAAATACAAATATAATTACCGAGACCATTGAGCCAGAAATAAAAACAGCTAACGACAAAGGTTTACCCGTAGTAATGGTATCCTTTATTCCTATCCGGAAAAACCCCGCCTCCCCCTCGGGTTACGAAAAACTAACACATTTTACCCTCAAAATTAGCACAACAGCAAACCAACCTAACCCAAATAACCCCGCCAAAGACCCCGCCCGCATCTACACCGAAACCTCGGTTTTAGCCAATGGACAATACTACCGGTTTATCGTAAACAAAGATGGCGTTTGCCGCATTGACCGCAATTTTTTAAAACAGTTAGGAATTTCAACAACGGTTAATTTTGCCAATTTCCATATTTACGGCAATGGCGGCGGAGCCCTGCCCGAACTTGCCGGAGCCGCCCGAACAGACGACCTGCGCGACAACCCACTTCAAATAAACGACCAAAATAAAAACGGCATTTTTGACGATGCCGACTACGCCCTTTTTTATGCCCAAGGCCCCGACCAATGGACGTATAACCCCAGTTTACAGCGCTTTGAACACCAAAAACATCCCTACGCAACAGATAATAGCTATTTTGTAGGTATTAATAGTTTGCCCGTTAAAATTATGCCTGTTCAGGCTGCACCTACACAAGCACCTACGCAAACAGCTACCACTTTTAACGACTATTACTTTCATGAAGCAGAAAAGAAAAACTTAATACATAGTGGCCGCGAGTTTTATGGCGAAGAGTTTAGTGCCGTAACTACACAAACCTTCAATTTTACCGCACCCAATATTACTCCCGCAAGTACCGTAACCATCAAAGGTTTATTTGCAGCAAGGTCGGTGGGGGCAAGCAGTAGTTTTACCCTAAAAGCTGCCAATAAAACAGCCAACACACCTAATATTGGAACAGTAACACCCGGCTACGAAAAATCCTACGCCCGCAATGGGCAATCTTTTTTAATTTTTGAAGCCTTAGGCGACCAAATTCCAGTTGAGGTTACTTATAATAAAATTGACCCCACTGCCGTAGGCTGGCTTGACTATTTAGCCGTAAACGTAACCCGCAACTTAGTATTTAACACCGGACAATTATTATTTAGAAACGTTAAAACCTACCAATCCGGAAACGATGCCTCGTGGACAAGTTTTGTTTTAAGCGGCAATACTACTAACGTAATCTATTGGGATGTTACTGACCCCACAAACGCAGTACAACTTACACCAACGGCAAACAATTCAACCGTTACCGTACAAACCAACGTGTTGCGCCAGTTTATTGCCTTTGATGGTACCGACTTTGTAACGCCTGCTGCTATTGATATTAATGCAGGTGGAGGTCAAATACCAAACCAAAATTTACATGCTGTTGCTTTTCCGGATTTAATTATAATTACACACCCCGATTTTTTAACCGAAGCCGAGCGTTTGGCAAAATTTCATACCGAACACAACGGCTACGAGGTATTATTGACAACCATTCAAACGGTTTATAACGAATTCTCATCGGGAACGCCCGATTTAACAGCTATACGCGACTTTGTAAAGATGTTTTACGACCGCGCCGAAAACAATCCGGATAAAATGCCCCAATTTTTAACCTTGTTTGGCGATGCCTCGTATGATTACAAAAATATTGAATTTGAAGAGGGTATCAACCAGAACTTTGTCCCTACTTTTGAAACAGCCGAGTCAATAGAAACTATTGACACCTATTGCACCGATGACTACTTTGCCGTTCTTGACGACAACGAGGGCAATAATTTGGAGGATGTAGCCTTACAATTAGATATTGCCGTAGGCAGACTGCCCGTCCACACCAAAGACCAGGCCCGCCAAGTAGTTGATAAAATTATTAACTACGCCACCAATACCAAAACACTTGGCGACTGGCGCACTAATTTTAGCTTAGTTGCCGACGACGAAGACGGCAATTTACATTTAGAAGATGCCGAACTTCATGCTAATTATTTAGAAACTAATTTTCCGGAATATAACGTCGAAAAAATATATTTCGACTCGTACCGCCAACAAACAACCCCAGGCGGAAATCGCTACCCCGATGTAAATAGTGCTATCAACAGCCGTGTTTTTGCCGGAAATTTAGTAATGAACTACGTTGGGCACGGCGGCGAGTCGGGGTGGGCGCACGAGCGCGTGCTCGGTACAGGCGATATTGCCTCGTGGACAAACTATGATAAATTGCCTTTGTTTATAACCGCTACTTGTAGTTTTAGTCGTTACGACAACCCCGGCCTTACCTCGGCGGGCGAGGTGCTGATTACTACACCCAATGGCGGCTCAATTGGCAATGTTACTACCGTTAGGTTGGTATATGCTAGCTCGAACCAACGCATGAACGAAGATTTTTTACATCATTTGTTTAAACCCATCAACGGAAAAATGCCCGCTATTGGCGAGGTGCTGCGGCGCGGTAAAAACGATGCGGCAATTACCGGCACCAACAATCGTAAATTTGTGTTACTGGGCGACCCCGCCATTACTTTGGCTTACCCGCAATACCAAGCCGTTGCAACAACCATTAACAGCAAACCAGTGGGCAACGGCAGCTTAGATACCCTAAAAGCCCTGAGCAAAGTTACCATTACCGGCGAGGTGCGCGATGCCCAAAACCAACGCCTTAACAGTTTTAACGGCAGGGTTTACCCCACTATTTTTGATAAACGGGTAAACGTGCCTACTTTAGCGAACGACTCGAAAAGCCCCGTTACTACGTTTAGTTATTTCCGGAATATTATTTTTAGGGGCAATGTATCGGTTACTAACGGCGAGTTTGCCTTTTCGTTTTATGTTCCTAAAGATATTGCCTATCAAATTGGAAATGGTCGCCTTAGCTTATATGCCGAAAATGGCCAAACTGATGCTGCCGGTCAAACCAATAAGTTTTTTATTGGTGCTATTGACAATAACGCAGCCAATGACTTAACGCCGCCTGAAGTAGCCGTGTTTATAAATGATGAATCGTTTATTGCCGGTGGCACTACCAACGAAGACCCCGTTTTAATTGTAAAAATTACCGACGAGTTTGGCATTAATACCGTAGGTAATGGCATTGGCCACGATATAACAGGTGTGCTTAATAACGACGAAAAAAATGTATTGGTACTGAACAATTTTTATAAATCGAGTTTAGATAAATACAACGAAGGCTCTATTGCTTACCCTTTGTATAATTTATCGCCCGGACTACATCAAATTAGTGTAAAATGCTGGGATATTAACAACAATTCAGCCAAAGGTTACACCGAGTTTGTAGTGGTTAAAGATGCCAAATTAGCCCTCGAACATGTACTTAACTACCCCAACCCCTTTATGGATCAAACCTCGTTTTGGTTTGAGCATAACCGCCCCGGCGACAATTTAACCGTTACCGTGCGCATTATGTCGTTATCGGGTAGGGTGGTTAAAACACTGCGTACCCAAATTACCGCTGCCCCAAAACGCATTAGCGATGCCCTTATTTGGGATGGTTTAGATGAGTTTGGCAGCCCCATTGGGCGCGGGGTTTATGTTTACCAAATAAGCGTTACCGATTCGCGGCAAGAAACCGCCCGAAAATTAGAAAAATTAGTAGTACTGCGCTAA
- a CDS encoding PorP/SprF family type IX secretion system membrane protein — MQKISFCPRLPLSKSGYFYGLSMAVALVTGIAIIITLATSVSAQAQDAEFSQFYAAPLHLNPAMIGFTTEPRLTANFRSQYPGYGNTYTTAALSYDQHFANINSAIGVSILADRQANGLLNTYQVGGLYAYQLPLNSNFALKLGAQATYLQQNLNWADVILTDMINPTNGQGTLPTGEIYPDQHNVLRRFDINMGILAFTDRFYGGASFKHITQPGLSFTGNTDADNRLNLRSAFHLGNVWYFGPTIVGKTRAYISPNIAFITQGRFAQVNVGAYLGKGFLFGGAMFRHTTHNSSAAILMVGVKAGIFKAAYSYDASLMGIGAPASAHELSLSLDFGNTSAYRYNKRSKQQMDCPVIFKQ, encoded by the coding sequence ATGCAGAAAATAAGTTTTTGTCCTCGATTGCCTCTATCGAAATCCGGATATTTTTATGGTCTTAGCATGGCCGTGGCACTTGTAACGGGCATTGCCATTATTATAACTTTGGCAACATCGGTATCCGCCCAAGCTCAGGATGCCGAGTTTAGTCAATTTTACGCGGCCCCCTTGCACTTAAACCCAGCCATGATTGGCTTTACCACCGAGCCGCGCCTTACGGCAAATTTTAGAAGCCAATACCCCGGCTACGGCAATACCTATACTACCGCTGCCTTGTCTTACGACCAACATTTTGCCAATATTAACAGTGCCATTGGCGTGTCAATACTGGCCGACAGACAGGCTAACGGGCTGTTAAATACCTATCAAGTAGGTGGTTTATATGCCTACCAACTGCCGCTAAATAGCAATTTTGCCCTTAAATTGGGCGCGCAAGCTACTTATTTACAACAAAACCTTAACTGGGCCGATGTGATATTAACCGACATGATTAACCCCACAAACGGGCAAGGCACACTGCCTACCGGCGAAATTTACCCCGACCAGCATAATGTATTGCGCCGCTTTGATATTAATATGGGTATATTGGCCTTTACCGACCGTTTTTATGGCGGCGCCTCGTTTAAACATATTACCCAACCCGGTTTGTCGTTTACTGGCAATACCGATGCCGACAACCGGTTAAATCTTCGCAGCGCCTTTCATTTGGGCAATGTATGGTATTTTGGACCAACCATTGTGGGTAAAACACGCGCCTATATCAGCCCTAATATTGCTTTTATAACACAAGGTCGTTTTGCGCAGGTTAATGTTGGGGCATACTTGGGTAAAGGTTTTCTGTTTGGTGGTGCCATGTTTAGGCATACCACCCACAACAGCAGTGCCGCTATATTAATGGTAGGGGTTAAAGCGGGCATTTTTAAAGCCGCCTATAGTTACGATGCAAGTTTAATGGGTATAGGTGCGCCAGCAAGCGCGCACGAGCTGTCGCTATCACTTGATTTTGGCAACACCAGTGCCTATCGGTACAATAAACGCTCGAAACAACAAATGGATTGCCCTGTAATTTTTAAGCAGTAA
- a CDS encoding T9SS type A sorting domain-containing protein: protein MKKNVFAAFILFIGLACVGGLNAKAQTCEANAGTPAFPEDVLFQCYNDGSKAPKLKILNANTTPEYKTYFLISQQADVKNIVAVNYIDQIDGKNLGLIPNNYRVHSLNMRANQEATVMGLINDKTVKTIPDLATEIGKGIICADVDETGVPYTLLKPITIDVTEVCDTLTPEEGDGYVLLVIKGGYPEYDPANGLYQVYGDFTGQVAYGDTVKIPVSGGASSYIAEVVDDQGCATIINGEMDCIKCGFVQSLTPTGLQWLCAENEISVLATGINLTGDMGLMYALHQKPLPEIGIIYALKPATDTTKAVSFSINDIPADSCSRTYYISPLVGTVDGSGNIIDLDDSCTEWGDGTPVIMLCPIEIETLDTDLGSDLHNLLFSIKGGQPQYDKIGTYTLAGVITGAATYDTNPTVDINGPANWELTVTDGKNCTGSTSGFITAVDNLLSQNTQALQISGWQYNAVNQTLSIQCQTKNAGKTQFELYDVTGRIVQRLNVQLSSGGHNINIPANNLESGVYVIKISTSAKTITQKCVLGG, encoded by the coding sequence ATGAAAAAAAATGTATTTGCTGCTTTTATTTTATTTATTGGTTTGGCCTGTGTTGGCGGCCTTAACGCAAAAGCCCAAACTTGCGAAGCTAACGCCGGCACACCTGCTTTCCCCGAAGATGTGCTGTTTCAGTGTTACAATGATGGCAGCAAAGCCCCCAAGCTAAAAATACTAAATGCCAATACAACACCCGAATACAAAACCTATTTTTTAATAAGTCAGCAAGCCGATGTAAAAAATATAGTGGCTGTTAACTATATTGATCAGATAGATGGTAAAAACTTAGGTTTAATACCCAATAACTATCGCGTACACAGCTTAAATATGCGAGCCAACCAGGAAGCAACCGTCATGGGGCTAATTAACGATAAAACGGTTAAAACCATACCCGATTTAGCAACCGAAATTGGCAAAGGCATAATTTGCGCAGACGTGGACGAAACAGGCGTTCCTTACACCTTGCTAAAACCCATTACCATAGATGTTACCGAAGTTTGCGACACCCTAACGCCCGAAGAAGGCGATGGCTATGTTTTGTTGGTCATTAAGGGCGGATACCCCGAATATGATCCCGCTAATGGTCTTTACCAGGTTTATGGCGATTTTACGGGGCAAGTGGCTTATGGCGATACTGTAAAAATACCCGTAAGCGGCGGTGCAAGCTCGTACATTGCCGAGGTTGTGGACGACCAAGGCTGCGCTACTATTATTAACGGCGAAATGGACTGTATTAAATGTGGCTTTGTACAAAGTTTAACCCCCACCGGACTACAGTGGCTATGCGCCGAAAATGAAATTTCGGTATTGGCAACAGGTATAAATTTAACGGGCGATATGGGGCTAATGTATGCTTTGCACCAAAAACCCTTGCCCGAAATTGGCATTATTTATGCCCTTAAACCTGCCACCGATACCACAAAGGCAGTTAGTTTTTCTATCAACGATATACCCGCAGACTCATGTAGCCGCACCTATTATATATCGCCTTTGGTAGGTACAGTTGATGGCAGTGGCAATATTATAGATTTAGATGATAGTTGCACAGAATGGGGCGACGGAACCCCCGTTATTATGCTGTGCCCTATTGAAATTGAAACCCTTGACACGGACTTGGGCAGCGACCTGCACAATTTGTTGTTTAGTATTAAAGGCGGCCAACCGCAGTACGACAAAATTGGTACCTATACCTTGGCAGGTGTAATTACAGGCGCAGCCACTTACGACACAAACCCAACTGTTGATATTAATGGCCCTGCTAATTGGGAGTTAACGGTTACCGATGGAAAAAACTGCACAGGTTCTACATCCGGATTTATTACAGCGGTAGATAATTTGCTCTCCCAAAATACGCAAGCTCTGCAAATTTCCGGATGGCAATACAATGCCGTCAACCAAACTCTTTCCATTCAGTGCCAAACAAAAAATGCTGGTAAAACCCAATTTGAACTATATGATGTAACGGGGCGAATAGTACAACGTCTTAATGTGCAACTGTCGTCCGGAGGCCATAATATCAATATTCCAGCAAACAACCTTGAAAGCGGCGTTTACGTGATAAAAATTAGCACATCGGCAAAAACTATCACCCAAAAATGCGTTCTGGGTGGCTAA